In one window of Desulforhabdus amnigena DNA:
- the speD gene encoding adenosylmethionine decarboxylase: MGRGKPEFGFGVHLMVDGYGCERTTLEDMGLIYNFLDDYPSQMEMTKIMPPYVFRYSGVVPEDWGVSGFVLIAESHISIHTFPEKQYLSLDMFSCKPFDTELAVENVKKYFEIQKYEMKVLDRGQEFPNAIHESAQVVRMDRMLMQRSR, encoded by the coding sequence ATGGGTAGGGGCAAGCCCGAATTTGGTTTTGGGGTCCACTTGATGGTGGATGGATATGGTTGTGAACGCACCACTCTTGAAGATATGGGCCTGATTTATAACTTTCTTGATGATTATCCCTCTCAGATGGAAATGACCAAGATCATGCCTCCTTACGTTTTTCGTTACAGTGGTGTAGTTCCGGAGGATTGGGGTGTCTCTGGCTTTGTTCTCATAGCTGAAAGCCATATCAGTATTCACACTTTCCCGGAAAAGCAATATCTCAGTCTGGATATGTTCTCTTGTAAGCCGTTCGATACGGAACTGGCAGTGGAAAATGTCAAAAAGTACTTCGAGATTCAAAAGTATGAAATGAAAGTGCTGGATCGGGGCCAGGAATTCCCCAATGCTATCCATGAGTCCGCGCAGGTTGTCCGCATGGACCGGATGTTGATGCAGCGTTCCAGATAA
- the lnt gene encoding apolipoprotein N-acyltransferase — MRSVTFLLSVLSGVLLTLGFPTPELFYLSWVALVPLFVALRNSTGKEAFRLGFVCGLTHYVTALYWIQYVLQRYGSLPLSVAVFLLVLLSGYLALYLACFAYIARKWQDHPLLWIFGLPGVWVGLEWIRGYALTGFPWANLGYTQTPFTLLIQFADITGVYGVSWLVVLGNTTLMSCLNRNRTRWSIPVFALCMLGAIVYGSWRLDAIHSLQNRAAPWTVGVIQGNIDQARKWDPAFQQETLKRYRELSLVAAQNDPRPDLLVWPETAAPFFYGVEDALTEQVNEIVRDTSVPLLFGSPAVSLVDGKPRLQNRAYLVDGKAGLMGAYAKQHLVPFGEYVPLQKVLFFVNRLVEAAGDFVPGHDSEPLVVNGKMLGVLICYEGIFPDLARRTVQEGALCLVNITNDAWYGNTAAPYQHLEIERWRTIEFRVPMIRAANTGISTVFDATGTPCGKIPLNEQGELVCSVRPVRQETLYAQWGDLFSWLCILISIGGLLYSSWNRHVPRN; from the coding sequence ATGCGGTCTGTGACTTTTCTTCTCAGTGTCTTGAGTGGCGTGCTGCTGACGTTGGGGTTCCCTACCCCGGAACTGTTTTACCTTTCATGGGTTGCTCTGGTGCCGCTTTTCGTCGCTTTGCGGAACAGCACCGGAAAAGAAGCCTTCCGCCTGGGTTTTGTTTGCGGGTTGACCCACTACGTAACCGCATTATATTGGATTCAGTACGTTCTTCAGCGTTATGGCAGCCTTCCTCTGTCCGTGGCTGTTTTCCTCCTGGTGCTTCTAAGCGGTTATCTTGCATTATATCTTGCCTGTTTTGCGTATATCGCACGCAAGTGGCAGGATCACCCTCTGTTGTGGATATTTGGGCTGCCCGGAGTTTGGGTCGGACTGGAGTGGATTCGCGGATATGCGCTCACGGGATTTCCATGGGCCAATCTGGGATATACGCAGACGCCGTTTACGTTGCTCATTCAATTCGCCGATATTACCGGCGTCTATGGTGTCAGTTGGCTGGTGGTGTTGGGGAATACCACTCTCATGTCCTGCCTGAATCGAAATCGAACCCGATGGAGCATACCCGTGTTTGCGCTATGCATGCTGGGGGCGATTGTTTATGGGTCGTGGCGGCTGGATGCAATCCATAGCCTTCAGAATCGAGCCGCTCCCTGGACGGTAGGAGTCATTCAAGGCAACATTGATCAGGCTCGCAAGTGGGACCCTGCATTTCAGCAGGAAACCCTGAAACGTTACCGCGAGCTGTCACTGGTCGCAGCTCAAAATGATCCTCGGCCCGATCTTCTGGTGTGGCCTGAAACAGCGGCTCCCTTCTTTTACGGAGTGGAAGACGCTCTGACGGAGCAGGTCAATGAGATAGTGCGTGACACGAGTGTGCCGCTCCTCTTTGGAAGTCCTGCGGTGAGTCTGGTGGATGGAAAGCCCCGTTTGCAGAACCGGGCCTATCTTGTTGACGGCAAGGCCGGCCTCATGGGGGCCTATGCAAAACAGCACCTTGTTCCATTTGGGGAATATGTTCCGCTCCAGAAGGTCTTGTTTTTTGTGAATCGGCTCGTTGAAGCTGCAGGAGATTTTGTGCCCGGCCATGACTCTGAGCCTCTTGTGGTGAATGGCAAGATGTTGGGGGTTTTGATCTGCTATGAAGGCATTTTCCCCGACCTGGCGCGGCGTACCGTGCAGGAGGGGGCGCTGTGTCTGGTTAATATCACCAACGATGCGTGGTATGGAAATACGGCTGCACCGTATCAGCACCTGGAGATAGAACGTTGGCGAACCATTGAGTTTCGGGTTCCCATGATTCGCGCAGCCAACACGGGAATCAGCACTGTATTTGATGCGACGGGAACGCCATGCGGCAAGATCCCCCTCAATGAGCAGGGCGAGTTGGTTTGCAGTGTGCGACCTGTGAGACAGGAAACTCTTTACGCCCAATGGGGCGATCTTTTTAGCTGGCTTTGTATATTGATCAGCATCGGCGGGTTACTGTACTCGAGTTGGAACCGGCACGTTCCAAGGAATTGA
- a CDS encoding ATP-binding protein has protein sequence MTRILPELPPGAKCTRCRNRATIRLPNHHTLFCPECFCRFFETAVRRAMKKHGILPDVPLLVAVSGGKDSLALWEVLNELGYTTKGLHIDLGIDGFSQPSEEAVDRFASERNLTWTRYSLKEIFGYDLLEIKKRSRRKICSLCGLLKRQLLNRLTIKEGFQVLATGHNLDDEAGRLLGNLVRHRNEYLDKQSPLLPSTHPRLPAKFKPLYRVDAHEIRTYCKLKKIFPLEAKCPLSRGATSHIFKEALNFLETKMPGTKRQFLYSYLDRKKTPLDSLPFGTCKLCGEPTYDDLCSVCNLARHLEENSKKELDSGPA, from the coding sequence ATGACAAGAATTCTTCCAGAGCTTCCCCCCGGCGCCAAATGTACTCGATGCCGCAACCGTGCAACTATCCGTCTGCCCAATCATCACACACTCTTCTGTCCCGAATGTTTCTGTCGCTTTTTTGAAACCGCCGTTCGTCGCGCCATGAAAAAGCACGGAATCCTCCCGGACGTCCCCCTCCTCGTGGCAGTCTCGGGGGGGAAAGACTCCTTGGCCCTATGGGAAGTACTCAATGAACTGGGTTACACAACCAAAGGGCTTCACATCGATCTTGGAATCGACGGCTTTTCGCAACCTTCGGAAGAAGCGGTAGACCGTTTTGCCAGCGAACGAAACCTCACCTGGACCCGGTACTCGCTCAAGGAGATCTTTGGATATGATCTCCTTGAAATCAAAAAGCGGTCCAGAAGAAAAATCTGCTCCCTTTGCGGTCTGCTCAAACGACAACTCCTCAACAGACTGACCATAAAAGAGGGATTCCAAGTCCTTGCAACCGGCCACAATCTCGACGACGAGGCGGGGCGCCTTCTGGGAAACCTGGTGCGTCACCGCAATGAATATCTCGACAAGCAATCCCCTCTCCTCCCTTCGACACATCCCAGGCTTCCCGCTAAATTCAAACCCCTCTACCGGGTAGATGCCCATGAGATCCGGACCTACTGCAAACTGAAAAAAATTTTTCCTCTGGAGGCAAAATGCCCCCTTTCCCGGGGAGCCACCAGCCACATTTTCAAGGAAGCTCTCAATTTCCTTGAAACAAAAATGCCGGGCACCAAACGGCAGTTTCTCTATTCCTACCTCGACCGCAAGAAAACACCCCTCGACAGCCTACCCTTCGGAACCTGCAAGCTGTGCGGAGAACCCACATACGATGATCTTTGCAGTGTTTGCAACCTGGCAAGACATCTGGAAGAAAATTCAAAAAAAGAATTAGATTCGGGGCCGGCTTGA
- a CDS encoding hemolysin family protein, which produces MTLEEEESAKGFQNWLRMCFRRLARVGESENIEKEIQQLIDEGEQQGLISQDEGEMIQGIFSFRDTIAREIMVPRTDAVYARADASISDIIQIIIQSGHSRIPLYEGNIDNIIGTLHAKDLLNYWGRNDLDATAIMRPPYFIPETKKISDVLKDLRDNKSHMAIVLDEYGGTAGILTLEDVIEEIIGDVMDEYDAEENLIVEADDGSLLVSARLDVEELEDYLNVEFPEGKFESVGGFVISLLGKVPAVNERLVYKDIEMIVEAADNRKIEKIRVRKLRPESLEPESQTGNSD; this is translated from the coding sequence TTGACGTTGGAAGAAGAGGAGTCGGCCAAAGGATTTCAGAATTGGCTAAGGATGTGCTTCCGTCGGCTTGCTCGGGTTGGAGAATCCGAGAATATCGAAAAAGAGATCCAGCAACTCATCGATGAGGGAGAGCAGCAGGGCCTCATTTCTCAGGATGAGGGCGAAATGATTCAGGGTATTTTCTCCTTCAGGGATACGATTGCCCGTGAAATCATGGTTCCCAGGACGGATGCAGTTTATGCCCGTGCGGATGCCAGCATATCGGATATCATTCAGATCATCATTCAGAGTGGTCATTCACGCATTCCCCTCTATGAGGGAAACATCGACAATATCATCGGGACTCTCCACGCAAAGGATCTCCTGAATTATTGGGGGCGCAACGATCTGGATGCCACCGCCATCATGCGTCCTCCCTATTTTATCCCCGAGACCAAAAAGATCAGCGATGTTTTGAAAGACTTGCGGGACAACAAGTCTCACATGGCCATCGTGTTGGATGAATATGGAGGAACGGCTGGCATTTTGACTCTGGAGGATGTCATTGAAGAGATCATCGGCGATGTTATGGACGAGTATGACGCCGAAGAGAATCTCATCGTGGAAGCAGATGATGGATCGCTTCTCGTGAGCGCCAGGTTGGATGTTGAAGAACTGGAGGATTATCTCAATGTGGAATTTCCCGAAGGCAAGTTCGAGTCCGTGGGAGGATTTGTGATCAGTCTTTTGGGCAAAGTTCCTGCTGTCAACGAACGGTTGGTATATAAGGACATTGAGATGATCGTTGAGGCAGCAGACAACAGGAAGATTGAAAAAATACGTGTACGTAAGCTCCGTCCGGAATCATTGGAACCGGAAAGTCAAACAGGAAATTCCGACTGA
- a CDS encoding GGDEF domain-containing response regulator, with the protein MLSKESRPDSSSQKVLLVDDEEQMCDVLGEALTHMGHQVVTAGDGREALEKIAQNAFDIVITDINMPRMDGIELIKRLAGDRKEIDIIAITGHAMRYSYTDVVSAGASDFIIKPFTLNELEAKLTRIIRERSLRKELEHLAIRDPLTGLYNRRFFQRIVRKEALRAIRYRHPLFLFFFDIDHFKMYNDMKGHQAGDQLLVQFAELLKSCIRKDLDVAFRYGGDEFTLLLPHLLPDSAMSVADRIRQNYNLLGLTPTFLSVGIAQFIEKTGAVDGDIADMIRRADRSLYHAKHDLGGDTAFFDGEKPE; encoded by the coding sequence ATGCTTTCCAAGGAGTCACGTCCTGATTCAAGTTCCCAAAAAGTCCTGTTGGTGGACGATGAGGAACAGATGTGTGATGTTCTTGGAGAGGCCCTGACACATATGGGGCATCAAGTTGTTACTGCAGGCGATGGCCGGGAAGCCCTTGAAAAAATAGCGCAAAATGCGTTTGACATTGTCATCACAGACATCAATATGCCTCGAATGGATGGCATTGAACTTATCAAACGCCTCGCCGGCGACCGCAAGGAAATTGACATCATCGCCATCACCGGCCATGCTATGAGATACAGTTATACGGATGTGGTTTCCGCCGGAGCCTCCGATTTTATCATCAAGCCGTTCACTCTCAATGAACTGGAAGCCAAACTCACCCGCATCATTCGAGAAAGATCCCTGCGCAAGGAACTCGAACATTTGGCTATTCGAGACCCCCTGACAGGTCTCTACAACCGCCGTTTCTTTCAGCGCATCGTTCGAAAAGAGGCTCTCAGGGCCATTCGATACCGTCATCCCTTGTTTTTGTTTTTTTTCGATATAGACCACTTCAAGATGTATAACGATATGAAAGGCCATCAGGCCGGGGATCAATTGCTCGTTCAATTTGCAGAATTATTGAAGTCCTGCATCCGCAAGGATCTGGACGTGGCTTTCCGCTACGGTGGTGATGAGTTCACTTTGCTCCTCCCGCACCTTCTTCCGGATTCGGCTATGTCGGTAGCAGACCGTATTCGCCAGAACTATAATCTTCTGGGGTTGACTCCCACCTTTCTTTCTGTGGGAATTGCCCAGTTCATAGAGAAAACGGGTGCTGTCGACGGAGACATTGCGGACATGATTCGACGTGCGGACCGGTCGCTCTATCATGCCAAACATGATTTGGGTGGCGACACAGCGTTCTTTGATGGAGAAAAGCCTGAATGA
- a CDS encoding radical SAM protein, producing the protein MDGMHYEGMVIRPPSEAESVILQVTVGCSHNKCTFCGTYKGERFRIKDDAVIDADIRYAARHLSFLKRVFLADGDALILPQPRLIRILSRIREEMPWIRRVGLYGNAKSILRKSPEELEALRDLGLGIVYLGVESGDGQVLQEIKKGVSPERLIEAGRRVREAGLKLSVTVLLGIAGRERSLEHARATGELLSVMDPNYVGVLTLMLLPNTELGQKAEAGEFELLSQPELLRELREMLYFTRMTRGLFFSNHASNYLPLKVRMPNEKEKALTTIDEALQGNVRLKPEWLRAL; encoded by the coding sequence ATGGATGGGATGCATTACGAAGGAATGGTCATTCGCCCTCCGAGCGAAGCGGAGAGTGTCATCCTGCAGGTCACTGTGGGTTGTTCTCACAATAAGTGCACATTTTGCGGAACATACAAGGGTGAGCGTTTTCGCATCAAGGATGACGCGGTCATCGATGCGGACATTCGCTACGCCGCCAGGCATCTTTCGTTCCTGAAGCGAGTGTTTCTGGCCGACGGAGATGCTTTGATCCTGCCTCAACCGAGGCTGATCCGGATCTTGTCTCGCATACGGGAAGAGATGCCCTGGATTCGGCGTGTCGGACTCTATGGCAATGCCAAAAGCATTCTGCGCAAGAGCCCCGAGGAGTTGGAGGCTTTGCGGGATTTGGGCTTGGGGATTGTTTACCTGGGAGTGGAAAGTGGGGACGGCCAGGTGTTGCAAGAGATCAAAAAAGGGGTCTCCCCCGAACGTCTCATCGAGGCCGGCCGGCGCGTGCGGGAAGCGGGACTCAAGCTCTCCGTTACAGTCCTTTTGGGCATAGCCGGGCGTGAACGGTCATTGGAACATGCCCGAGCTACGGGAGAACTCCTCAGTGTCATGGACCCCAATTACGTGGGGGTACTCACGCTCATGCTTCTCCCCAATACGGAACTGGGCCAAAAAGCCGAAGCCGGGGAATTCGAATTGTTGAGTCAGCCGGAACTTTTGAGGGAGCTCCGGGAGATGCTGTACTTCACCCGCATGACGCGGGGCCTCTTTTTCTCCAATCATGCCTCCAATTATTTGCCGCTCAAGGTAAGAATGCCCAATGAAAAGGAAAAGGCCCTGACCACTATCGATGAGGCACTTCAAGGCAATGTGCGACTCAAACCGGAGTGGCTGAGGGCCTTGTAG
- a CDS encoding NAD(+)/NADH kinase: MKHIAIIYKRTRPEAAELTANLSHWFEERKIRVFSHENIDRSCASRDHESLIIPESVEAVVVLGGDGTFLSVARLLEKRSTPIMGVNLGGLGFLTEYSTESYFREFQQILDGNYEIEERMRLEISVLRGNQVIFRLGALNDAVINKGALARIIDLETTIDGRYLTRYRGDGLIVATPTGSTAYNLSAGGPIVYPTAQCIMLTPICPFTVSNRPIIFPPKVTVQIKPREPIQDVTLTCDGQIGYQLDSSDRIVISASTNPLRLIKTQSIDYFEILRTKLKWGQN, from the coding sequence ATGAAACATATTGCCATCATCTATAAACGCACTCGACCCGAGGCTGCAGAACTTACCGCGAATCTAAGCCATTGGTTTGAGGAGCGCAAAATTCGAGTATTCTCACACGAAAACATCGATAGATCTTGCGCCTCCCGCGATCATGAGAGCCTTATTATCCCCGAAAGTGTCGAAGCGGTCGTAGTACTTGGCGGCGACGGCACTTTTTTGAGTGTCGCCCGTTTATTGGAAAAGCGTTCCACCCCCATAATGGGCGTCAACCTGGGCGGATTGGGGTTCCTCACAGAATACAGCACGGAAAGCTACTTTCGGGAATTTCAGCAAATCCTGGATGGAAACTATGAAATTGAAGAACGCATGCGCCTGGAAATTTCCGTTCTGCGCGGCAATCAGGTCATTTTCCGTCTTGGAGCACTCAACGATGCGGTCATCAACAAAGGGGCTCTGGCCCGTATCATCGATCTCGAAACAACAATAGATGGCCGCTATCTGACACGGTACCGGGGAGATGGCCTCATTGTGGCTACTCCCACCGGGTCCACGGCTTACAACCTCTCAGCAGGGGGCCCCATCGTCTATCCTACCGCCCAATGCATTATGCTGACCCCCATCTGCCCGTTCACGGTTTCCAATCGTCCTATCATTTTCCCTCCCAAAGTCACCGTTCAAATCAAACCAAGAGAGCCCATTCAGGATGTAACTCTCACGTGTGACGGGCAAATCGGCTACCAACTGGATTCTTCCGATAGAATCGTCATCTCGGCTTCAACGAATCCCCTGCGATTGATCAAGACCCAGTCCATCGACTATTTCGAGATTCTCCGTACCAAATTGAAATGGGGCCAAAATTAA